The segment catattggtgaaataaaatcaaagatttttttaggttttatttattataatgattattattatggttttatattaaattgttatgattatttaattgataatatattataaataaattaaatagaagacaattgtatggtaataaaatatacatgtgtaagaattgtaagggtacatttgtaatttaaatatttaatttcttataatttaagtataaagatatttgttaattaaataattaaattataagatttttggtatgaaaaacaaattaaataatgacatttgtaataatatgaatatatacatttgtattataattatgtatttacttaaattttaagttaaagatatttattaattaaatattaatattataagatttttatttgttaaataaataaaagaaagacaaataGATGGTAATAATAGTGTACAAATGTACAAAGATACATGTATACAAATGTGTTaattatattgttattaaattaataataatatatattagttaaatgataaaataaataagtaaaataaatgaaataataaaagaataaaaagaaagacaaaagaaacaaagaagaaacaGAACAGAAGCATTTCGaaacagggaaagaaaaagaaagaaagaaaagggaaagcaaaaactagggttttaaggtttgaagctttaaaaggtaagtcaattaagtctttttctcttaattttgatgttttaggagCTTTGAAActagattttgatgaaattaagttgatagttcaagagttcatatgtttccaagtagggttcatgttggaaaaattatggaattagggatttaattgaatgaattctaagttagaattgattaagggattaaattgtaaactaggctataagttttatgttgtagggactaaattgaagaactttcgaaattagggaaatatgctggaaattttatagttaaatataagtttagacaaaatttgaatagaaaagagagtgaattggattaagaaaataattaagtttagttaggattaaattgggaataaggtaggagttgtttagaaatttaattatttattataattagtgctgtaaataataatgtaaattactattattttcgtagccaacaaagaaccggAAGCATCAagatcgaaaggaaaggagaaagtcatcgaggactaaaacgggagaattacggtgtgtattactataattcaaattttaattattattgattgctgaaattttaattgttatgtatggtaagtaaggcttgaggtaagtatgtgattatttaagaagtgtattgattgaaaaataaataaatggtgacaattgtatggtgttgatggtatacacttgtgtgaaaattaatttgtatatgaattaagataatagatatttgaattaaataagtattgaaaatttttgtgtaaatgaaattgaaattagaaaaagtaaaataataccctattaacttgtcggactagattcgatacaaatggcatgccattggatttgtgatgtgatgaagagATTGTAGTTCGTAGAGAAGAtatttctgttattatatacttggtttatccgaataggcatttaatgccttattggtgtgtttgggaggatatattataccggtgtgttatggaggatttacaatattccgggtgtgtttgggttggacattcggtgtgtttggatggaatccgCGTATCATCATAGTccgagctttgttaatagggtaaataattgaaatgaaattttgaaaatgagattatttgttttagtactattgaaaagtacgagaaagaacgtatgaactaaattattaattgagttagtatgagaaaaataaattatgaatttaagatttatgaagtaaaataattttatataaaagtagtttaaataattataaaatttatggttgatgtttgtaatttattaatgttaaatagtcttgatttatagtaatatcactgagtatatccatactcaatgACGGTTGTTTCCGCACAGGTTAGTAAAAGTCAAGTGTCCCGCTCAAAGATCCGAACAATCCCGACTCAACACAAACTTGgtgatatatattttcttttgggtaaaggtggcatgtacataggtgttatttagtcacttgaatatgtatattactttgggtagtgaaggatgaattataaaatttagatggttaaatgaaatggtaggGAAAGCAcgtgatattttgatacatgaacattaagttgttaaatgaatgaagtttttaatcaattttgaatgatgctatgatagttattaaattaaaattttgttaataatataaatattagtatatgaatgtgaaatattggtgttggttgttttggtttgaatttgcaggaggtttaggtaaaaataagcagaaatgctgccgaaatttttataaaaaaaaaaattaaaatactcgaacaagtcccgttctacttttaatacgtgtttgaacttcgagagttcaagatagggacttaattattatattatactatgaaagttatattaattgtaaattattcgtaagttgtctgatatgtccggtaatgcctcataacctcgttccgacgacggtttggggttagggggtgttacacatcatCTATATTTCTGATAATGTTTTTAAATTAGTtaactaaatttaaattattttctagatTTAATTTAAATGAGTATTTAGATAATACTATGATAATTATCACATGTaagattttgaatttatataataatataataattatacagtttatttaattaaaagatCCTATTGATTGAGTGTTAACTCTGCTTTGCATCGACATTGTTGTCGATGAAGAAGATGTGGGTTTGAATGTGTTTGAAGTACAATGTCCTATTATTTAAAGGTTATGGAGGGCAatgaatagttttaaattttatataaaaaccttaaatatttatttttaagaattcaaattaaataaataacatcATAATATAGTGATACATCAtcacatttatatttttttgaatttagataactaaaatgataattattaattattatgttcttataaaataacatattttattaaaattattttaataatataaatttctaAGGGCaactgaaaaaaattaaaaatagataatcaCTTTTTATTCCCTATCTCCTAcaattgttatatatattttaaaaacatgtaCCTCTTACGGCATAAATCCAGATTAattttataacatttaataataaatcgTTTATAAAACACTACTATATATCGACGTtgaaataacattttaaaattttatttatcaaGTTAGACATTGACGATGTTAAAGGGACAAtgattttgtttatattttttaaatactcCATTAAAATTAtttgcatatattttatttttatttttctaaacatcgtattctattttaaatttggtatatttataagtTGTTTATATCTTTCAGATATTATTGGCACaagataaaaattaatattttatatatcattatattaaattatttaaatataatttattattgtatttaaaattttaaaagattttatatataatcaattttataaataatttatcttAACTACttaaaagtatttaaattttatatttcatgcATCATTATGAAaacttatttaaatataataaaatttacttaatttttactttttactatcatgtctaaaaaatatttttaatttttaactgtAATTTTTGTGAGAAAGAAtactaaaactaataaaaatactTTTTCATCGTACTTTTAAAAGTACTTTCAACCACACACAACAATAAAAATCTAGCCCTAAGTCAACACAATATTGCTTCGTTATGTAGATAAAATCACAAGCTTAAATTAAAAAGTATATCAATGGATATAATGGTTtgacaaattatatatatacataaattaaaTTTAGATAGAAATCGTGTGGTTATTTGATTTAGTTTTATTTGgtcttattttgtttattttcaagtttaaaattaattattttgaattattatttttatactttttatttcTGTTTTACAATTAATGTTTAAAATTTGTGATtgcacattttaataattttcaagGCTCTTATTATATAAGTTATTGGTGTTCTTTAGATCATTATCTTTTAATAGAATTGAAccgaaattatttatatttttaaataaaattaatatttaaaaaaattaatgatattattaaaacgaataattatgaaattcaaaacaattaattttaatgaatcaTACTGTGTGTAAGAttcaattcaaattgcttcattAAGACATTAACTCTTTAAAACTCACAAAACACTAAGAAAATCAACAAATCAGTTGTTTGGAAATTGCTGTAGTTGTCATTGATTTTTTTTTGGTCAACTATTGTTGTCATTGATTGCTCGTGATGAAAATTGCATGATGATGAACTTATACTCAAAAATTTCAGAATCTGCGACCTTGAAGATAAGTTTTACCCCAAGTCCCCACtttgaaatgaaaatgaaaagacTAATAAAATTTCTCTTTTAATAATATATAGAGTAATTATTGTGAACCAAATCGGAACTTGGTTACATGGTTTTTTATTAAGGGGATGAGGTCAGGGGGAGCACTAGTAGAGGAAACATTCCACCATTTCTTATTTCAGTTCCAGAGTCCTTGGATCAGAAGGGTAGGAAGACTCACATCACTACGTTCTAAATTTTATATTTGTGGCCAGAGAACTGAAAACTCTACTGTAcactaaaaaaaaaacatatcaaaatttttaattttttatcttttattttcactttattttttatttttgggattTATAATTATCGCACTTAACAAAATATTATctgaaatttaaatttatatatatatttttgtcagaaattttaatatttgtatagcattaaaattttaacatatattagAACTTTTATGAACATAAAAAATTTTGGTCTGCATACAACAGAATTGTCCAAAACTGTTGATTTTTGGCCTCTCTCTCCTCCCCAAGGAAATAAAACTTTCCCAAAGAACCAAAAAACCGGCTATACTCAAGCATTAAAAGTTAAATGCGTTTtttttacatataaaatataaacaaAGTATCGAAATAGATGAATTTGAAACAATATTGGTGTCAATTTTGAAGTCCACGTTCGGATTTTAAGCTTTAATAGAACCAACAGCATGCTTTGTGACGAATAAAGCTGAagttgaaattgaaaaaaaaagaaaaagaaagaataaacagATCTTGGGATGAACATCCAcgagatgaagaaaaaaaaaaagcttctgATAGCTGGAAAAAGGAGGAAGAACCAGCAACATGCTTTGTAGGTCTAGAGGTGCCAGTCACGAAATGAACATCTTATCAACATTCAACAAAGAAAGCTTCTTCACAGCTTTTCGAAATCTAAATCCCATTTCGATACCACTAAACAGATCATTTCATTATCATGAACCACTGTAAATGCATCACTGATTGAGCTTTGTGATGAATTAGATGTTTATCTGATTGGAATTGTCGATTACTGATCACGGAACACGAAGGGACAATAATCATCGTAACTCCTGCTCCATGTATGTGATGATGCTGGGGGTGAAGGAGAAATCCTCTGAGAAAGATCGTCCATTGTCAAGGAGCTGGAGAGATCTGTTTTAAAGTCAATTAGGCCTCGTCGTCGGCTAATTGCACACAAAAAAATTCTACATAGCCTGCTGGCTCCTCCACAAAGCATGCCAACTTTCACCATCATCACACTTGCTATTCCATCTATTTCgataatatttttttttcctaCTTCATATATAGGATTTTAGTTCTCGAGAGAGAAACAATTTTTATTGCCAGCTTTAAACCACTAAACAACTTTAGGGGGAAAGAAAGAAGATAATAAGGACAGAAATAAGAAATATATTACATTGATTATCCATGATAGGAGAAATTACAGAGAAAATCTGGATAGGAAATTACGTGATTcataatggaaaaagaaaatgaaaaagaagcaAACCGCTACCCTTTCTTCGGCAGAGCCCTAATAAATCCTTCTTGTCTATACAAAAGTTGTAgttccttttttttcctttttgccaTGAACAATATCGAAGAAAAGAGGCAGTAGCACCACAAAATAGAGACTTCTCTGATCTCTCTTTCCTTCTCGTCTATTTACAATGCCAAATATCCAAACCAGAATATCAGATACATCATCAATATTCACAAAAAGTCAAGAAGAATCAAAGGCCACCGATTTTTGTTTAAATTCcgcaaaataaatcaaaataaatgctGATTACCCAACCCATTATGAAGAACTAGCTTCATTTCACCAACTCAGATACCCATCCAACATCAGGACCCGACCCGGTTGGTTCAAGTCGGCCGATAGAATTTTCCTTGCTCAGTTTTGCGTACATCCTTGCCCTCAGGTTTCTCCCAGACTCCACTCTCTCCATTGCAGGTTCCTCTTGGACAGCGTTGAATTCCCAGATGTCAAACTGACCGAGGCTAGACCGAGTCGGCGTACGAGTTGGAGTTGAAGGAGAGCTGCAAAAACCGGGTCGGAGTGTGGAACCACGTGGAGAACTGAAACCCGATCCCATTTGCAGGCCCCAGGAACAAGCACCATTCATTTTAGACTTACCCAGCTGCAAACTTCGCATAGAAGCAGCAAGTTCACTCACCGAGTTACATGAGCCACTGGGTGACATAGGAGGTGACTCAGAAGGTGGGGATATCGGAGGTGAAGCCAGAATAGAAGTTGGTGAAGAAACAAACTCTAGACGATGGCGCATGGGCGAAACAACATAATCCAAATCAGCTGAAGCGGACCCATTTCCTCTCGGACTCTGCTGCGGCAACACCCGAAGCTGCTCCGGTGTGTGAGCGAAAAAACAAACCCTTCTTTGACAACTGGTACCGTCTTTGCAAGGCTGAGTACGGTAACGAGCAGGGTGGAGCCAACACTCAAAAACGCCGTGAGCGAATTCACATGAATCGCCTTTCTTACAGCTTCCCTTGCGAAAATCGGGGCAAGCAGTTCCAGAGTAATGGAACTTTCTCGGGTCCCTTCTTCGGGCCTTCTCACCAGGGTGAGCGTACGGACACTCAGTCCAGTCATGTGACCTTCCACGAGCACACCTCCTCACCTTGAACTCGTACATCCGGAAATGGTCGCATGAGAATGCATCAACAGGTAAGTCCGAATCATCACTCAGCGAATCGGACTCGTAGTCGTTTGACGGTAGGTAACGGTGGAGAGACCCGAGGTAATCGACGGGGCAAGGACTACTGACTGCATTGTTGTAGTTAAAGTTAACGGAGGGAAAGCTAGCCGTCGGATCGTTGAATGGGTCCCCTACGGGGATTTTGATGGTGGGATTTGGTTGGATTGATTCTCCGATCATCATTTTTGGACATCGTTCTCTAATTCAACGAGGAGCGTGGTCTCTTGCTTATAAACTGATTTCCTAACCCATAGTTGTTTCCAGTTAATCGTGGTTGAGTTAAGAAATTTATCTGCTTCACTCCAAGATATGAAAATATTAATCGATACGAATACaggagaaaaaaaattaatgtgggtgaaaatataattaaaaaggtGAAAAAAATAATTACAAATGCAAAGTGTTGTAGTTGTTTAAAGAGTTAAAATATTTGGGATCTCTTTGTATAGGCTGAATTAAAttagtttttattattaaattcttatattattagaaagaattaaataaatttaaattgtagaaaattaatatttattgtttaaaaatattttttattaattacaaACATAagtcaattatttaattataaaactttaaaagtattaattttattaaataataaatgataaattttaaaaattaactatatTTCAATTTAACTTTATTtgaatatatctatttaataaaaaaataatttaataaggtttaaatataatatttaggtGTAAATACAAATTTTAGCCTCTAATTTTTCAATTGAAAAATgacatatttatttttaaatgatattattatatatatttacaagttttaaataattttgttgatttttaaaAGTATGATTCGAATATATTAAGAGTAATATAAACCTCACTGTCCAGTGTCTCCTACTCCTTATAAAAGATTTGTGAGATCTATTCGTAAAGTTAGAAAAGATGGAAGGCGTTACGATGTGACAATTCAATGTCACGAACTTATCGTGCCCGttgattttaattcatgactCATTTATTTCACGAAAATTGactttttcaaaaaatttacttctcaatAATAGTAATGGATTATTGTATTCAGAGAAATGAATTTGTTTCCTTCTACTCCAACTTTCTTAAAAAGATCAGTACTataatttgtttattgttttgttCCCATTTTCGTAAATAATGATCGATTATATTTAAAGAAgggatattttattttatttaaattttcctGAAATATCTTTCTCTtcgatttaaattttaatattggaCGAAATATAAAACCATGGTTGGATTGGATTCCTTTTCCTTTTTAGTAAACGTACATAAACTTGAGAAATACTGTTGGCTGAGGGAGCAAGATTTGTGCTTATCTCTTTGCAATTGGTTTTGTTAAAATACATCACCGTTGGGTGATTCTATCGTTTGTCTTTGAGTGAATTGAAAACTAATTGCTTGGGTCCCTCTTTATATTTTCAGGAGTTGTCTCTTTCTCTGAATAAACGGTATAGAACAAGCTTAAATAGAGAATTAAGCTATAAATTATATgtaaatcttttaaaaaaaaaaaatatttaatggtTCTGTTTTACAAAATAGCGTAACTCCGTTGAAAAAAAAGGTTGAGATATTATTAATTCGATATTTTAGCAAGAGAGAGGCGGTTTTCTTGGTCAAGAGGCTTTGTTAACAGATGGATGGAGGGCAGAGAATGGCAGCCATGCGTAAATGGACTGATTATTCGGCTTCGTGCATTTCACCCACTTGTCTCCAAGTCTCTGCAAATGGAACAACTACTTGGCAATTAAGAAGCCGCCAAGCTAAGCGGCAGTGTCACGTACAACCCCTCAGCGCAGTTTAGCACAAACTCTAATCTACGCATTA is part of the Gossypium arboreum isolate Shixiya-1 chromosome 5, ASM2569848v2, whole genome shotgun sequence genome and harbors:
- the LOC108457170 gene encoding zinc finger CCCH domain-containing protein 23-like; the protein is MMIGESIQPNPTIKIPVGDPFNDPTASFPSVNFNYNNAVSSPCPVDYLGSLHRYLPSNDYESDSLSDDSDLPVDAFSCDHFRMYEFKVRRCARGRSHDWTECPYAHPGEKARRRDPRKFHYSGTACPDFRKGSCKKGDSCEFAHGVFECWLHPARYRTQPCKDGTSCQRRVCFFAHTPEQLRVLPQQSPRGNGSASADLDYVVSPMRHRLEFVSSPTSILASPPISPPSESPPMSPSGSCNSVSELAASMRSLQLGKSKMNGACSWGLQMGSGFSSPRGSTLRPGFCSSPSTPTRTPTRSSLGQFDIWEFNAVQEEPAMERVESGRNLRARMYAKLSKENSIGRLEPTGSGPDVGWVSELVK